The Culex quinquefasciatus strain JHB chromosome 2, VPISU_Cqui_1.0_pri_paternal, whole genome shotgun sequence genome contains the following window.
ATCGTGCTTCCGATGCAGCTGGCGTAGAACTGGTTGGCCGGATCGTACGGCTGGAAGGTCCGCTGTGGGTCGCACTGAATCGTAAGGCACTCCGAGCCCGAGGTCAGCTGTTTGCACGGGGCGTCGGTCGAGCTGGCCGAGGTGTACTGGAATCCGTACCCGGCCGGGCAACGACGCGGTTCCGAGGCGCGCTTCTTGGCCGAACAGACGTGGTACGCGTTGCAATCGTACGGATCCGGGTAGAGACCTGCTCCGGTGCACATCAAGCTGGACACCGAGGTGGCGGCTCCCTGGACCAGTGAGGTCACGGAGAGGATGGCCAGGACGCAGATGCTAACAGCGAACTTCATTTTCAGGCAGATGGGGGCTGGTATTCGGGAAAGGACTAGCTGAGTAGGTTTAACTTGACGAGCATTTTTATGCGAAATTAAGTTAAGGTAGGTGTGCAAAAATTCCGCCTCTGTTGACAAATATTGTTATCTTGagctgtttaaattttgtcTGGGACAATTGGAATGCCCTTGGCAGGAGGTGTTGAGCGAGTTTGTTGCTAGGgacttgaaaattttcaattaggTTACTGACCTTGCAGTGGCAATATAATGTAAAGCATGTGACCATCTCAGAAACAACTGATTTTATCTTTTTCAAGTAAAATAAGTATTGTACACTGAGTAAAATATGACAACAGTCTGAAAAGGGACAATTTATCGAAACACTTAAAAACTTCCAATGCCGAAATACTGAGcacataaaattttgtttcctcaaaacatagattttaaatCGTTTGAAAAACTGTaaccactgtttttttttaaattattatgctGCCTTCaatggttttgccttcctcactgaggtaaggctataatcctgctccaaaattgaactttttattttaagctcgaaaacccaccttgatgtatacatatcgactcagaattgaaaactgaacaaatgtctgtgtgtatgtgtgtgtgtatgtgtgtgtgtatgtgtgtgtgtatgtgaccaataatgtcacgcagttttctcagcactggctgaaccgattttgaccaaaccagtcgcattcgacttagtttagggtcccatacggtgctattgaattgtttaaagtttcgataagtagttcaaaagttatgtataaaaatgtgttttcacatattttcagaagttgaataaatgacAGTAAACAgtaccaaacatcatcatgctatacatcgttagttaggtaattgaaatacctttccaacgagtccaaaacattgataatctggcaaccctgtctcgagttataaccacttaagtgatatttatgtaattttttgtagccggatctcacttaaatgtatgtaaacaatgtccagatccatcatccgacccatcgttggttaggtaatcaaaagacctttccaacgagtataaaacattgaagatctggcaaccctgtctcgagttataaccacttaaatgatatttatgtaattttttgtagccggatctcacttaaatgtatgtaaacaatgtccagatccaccatccgacccatcgttggttaggtaatcgaaagacctttccaacgagtctacaacattgataatctggcaaccctgtctcgtgttctgaccacttaagtgatatttatgcactttttttgtagccggatctcgcttaaatgtatgtaaacaatgtccggatccatcatccgacccatcgttggttaggaaatcaaaagacctttccaacgagtataaaacattgagaatctggcaaccctgtctcgagttctgaccacttaagtgatatttatgtacttttttgtagctggaactcacttaactgtatgtaaacaatgtccggatccatcatccgacccatcgttggtaaggtaatcaaaagacctttccaacgagtctacaacattgataatctggcaaccctgtctcgagttctgaccacttaagtgatatttatgcactttttttgtagccggatctcacttaaatgtatgtaaacaatgtccggatccatcatccgatccatcgttggttgggtaatcgaaagaccttttcaaagagtctaaaatattgatgatttggcaaccttgtctcgagttctgaccacttaagtgatatttatgcactttttttgtagccggatctcacttaaatgtatgtaaacaatgtccggatccatcacccgaccaatcgttggttaggtagtcaaaagacctttccaacgagcctaaaacattgaagatctggcaaccctgtctctagttctgaccacttaagtgatatttatgcacttttttgtagccggatctcacttaaatgtatgtaaataatgtccggatccatcatccgacccatcgttggtaaggtaatcaaaagaccttttcaaggagtctaaaatattgaagatctggcaaccttgtctgaaGTTCTGGCCACTTATgtaatatttatgcactttttttgtagccggatctcacttaaatgtatgtaaacaatgtccggatccatcatccgacccatcgttggttaggtagtcaaaagacttttctaacgaacttaaaacattgataatctggcaaccctgtctcaagttctgaccacttaagtgatatttatgcactttttgtagccggatcttacttaaatgtatgtaaataatgtccggatccatcatccgacccatcgttggttgtgtaatcgaaagaccttttcaaggagtctaaaatattgaagatctggcaaccttgtctggaGTTCTGGCCACTTATgtaatatttatgcactttttttgtagccggatctcacttaaatgtatgtaaacaatgtccggatccatcatccgacccatcgttggttaggtagtcaaaagacttttctaacgaacttaaaacattgataatctggcaaccctatctcgagttctgaccacttaagtgatatttatgcacttttttgtagccggatctcacttaaatgtatgtaaacaatgtccggatccatcatccgatccatcaatggttgggtaatcgaaagaccttttcaaggagtctaaaatattgaagatctggcaaccttgtctggaGTTCTGGCCACTTATgtaatatttatgcactttttttgtagccggatctcacttaaatgtatgtaaacaatgtccggatccatcatccgacccatcgttggttaggtaatcaaaagacctttccaacgagtctacaacattgataatctggcaaccctgtctcgagttctgaccacttaagtgatatttatgcacttttttgtagccggatctcacttaaatgtatgtaaacaatgtccggatccatcatctgatccatcgttggttgggtaatcgaaagaacttttcaaggagtctaaaatattgaagatctggcttcCTTGTCTGGAGTTCTGGCCACTTATgtaatatttatgcactttttttgtagccggatctcacttaaatgtatgtaaacaatgtccggatccatcatccgacccatcgttggttaggtagtcaaaagacttttctaacgaacttaaaacattgataatctggcaaccctgtctcgagttctgaccacttaagtgatatttatgcacttttttgtagccggatctcacttaaatgtatgtaaacaatgtccagatccatcatccgacccatcgttggttaggtaatcgaaagacctttccaacgagcttaaaacaatgataatctggcaaccctatctcgagttctgaccacttaagtgatatttatgcacttttttgtatctggatctcacttaaatgtatgtaaacaatgtccggatccatcatccgacccatcgttggttaggtagtcaaaagacttttctaacgaacttaaaacattgataatctggcaaccctatctcgagttctgaccacttaagtgatatttatgcacttttttgtagccggatctcacttaaatgtatgtaaacaatgtccggatccatcatccgatccatcaatggttgggtaatcgaaagaccttttcaaggagtctaaaatattgaagatctggcaaccttgtctggaGTTCTGGCCACTTATgtaatatttatgcactttttttgtag
Protein-coding sequences here:
- the LOC119766008 gene encoding uncharacterized protein LOC119766008, giving the protein MKFAVSICVLAILSVTSLVQGAATSVSSLMCTGAGLYPDPYDCNAYHVCSAKKRASEPRRCPAGYGFQYTSASSTDAPCKQLTSGSECLTIQCDPQRTFQPYDPANQFYASCIGSTIYVYRCADGASFNGYGCYFECPGEGVYQNSAEPTTYYLCGADLSYHTMYCPKNAVMPGDMELCAINF